The following coding sequences are from one Polyodon spathula isolate WHYD16114869_AA chromosome 7, ASM1765450v1, whole genome shotgun sequence window:
- the LOC121317953 gene encoding LOW QUALITY PROTEIN: pseudouridylate synthase 7 homolog (The sequence of the model RefSeq protein was modified relative to this genomic sequence to represent the inferred CDS: deleted 2 bases in 1 codon) produces MEGMEPEGSPARVVEKRPCPEEENPCPGSAKKPKLQESENGGSEKRKEEEEMPVEEESEEDELAGQGQGGESFADMMKHGLTEKDVGILKFVSKHEGFSGILKERYSDFVVHEISKEGTVLHLDDLSVPVDSEDPPLDVSEVLTEEQKKQLEDLQQFKNKEGTVSLEVLEDTKEKRTLLHQAVKSLFPGLCVLKTVELSGRRFIVAYHAAGKKALAELRTAPAPRKHSWPKSRGNFCHCTLYKENKDTMEAINVLSKFLRIKPNLISYMGTKDKRAITVQRIAVQKITAQRLSHLNTCLMNFKLGNFSYQKHPLKLGELQGNHFTVVIRNISGSNEQVELAMVSLRETGFINYYGMQRFGTTAVPTYQVGRAILQGNWKEVIDLILKPRPGAEKGYLVQCREEWARSQDPEAALRKLPVKRCVEGQLLRGLSSYGKNNIIAAFGIIPRNNRLMYIHSYQSYLWNNLVSRRIEEFGLKAVPGDLVLRGATAEPLSESEVADYSIHDVVMPLPGFDVIYPTHTIGDGYKEMMEADNLDINNMRHKIRDYSLSGAYRKIITRPQDVSWEVISYDDLKIPLVHTDVEKLEGKLPPVYPKEGKYRALRMEFSLPPSCYATMAIREVLKMDTSIKNQTQLNTVWLR; encoded by the exons ATGGAAGGGATGGAGCCTGAAGGCTCCCCGGCCAGGGTAGTGGAGAAGCGCCCCTGTCCAGAGGAGGAGAACCCCTGCCCAGGGAGCGCCAAAAAACCCAAACTGCAGGAGTCTGAGAATGGGGGGAGTGAGAagagaaaggaggaggaggagatgccTGTGGAGGAGGAGAGTGAGGAAGATGAGCTGGCAGGGCAAGGACAGGGAGGAGAAAGCTTTGCTGACATGATGAAGCACGGACTCACAGAGAAGGACGTTGGGATACTGAAGTTCGTCAGCAAACATGAGGGCTTCTCTGGGATCCTGAAGGAGAG GTACTCAGACTTTGTGGTCCATGAGATCAGTAAAGAAGGCACAGTTTTGCATCTGGACGACCTGTCTGTGCCTGTGGATTCAGAG GACCCTCCTCTGGATGTGTCAGAGGTGCTGACTGAGgagcagaaaaagcagctggagGATCTGCAGCAGTTCAAGAATAAGGAGGGCACTGTGTCCCTGGAG GTCTTGGAGGACACTAAAGAGAAGCGCACTCTGCTGCATCAGGCAGTGAAGTCTCTGTTCCCTGGGCTGTGTGTTCTGAAGACAGTGGAGCTCTCT GGACGCAGGTTCATTGTGGCCTACCATGCTGCCGGGAAGAAA GCACTCG CAGAGCTCCGAACTGCACCAG CCCCCAGGAAGCACTCGTGGCCCAAGAGCAGAGGGAATTTCTGCCACTGCACCCTCTACAAGGAGAACAAGGACACCATGGAGGCCATCAACGTGCTCTCCAAGTTCCTCAG AATAAAGCCGAACCTCATTTCCTACATGGGAACCAAAGACAAAAGAGCGATCACCGTCCAGAGGATTGCTGTGCAAAA GATCACTGCTCAGAGACTTTCTCACCTCAACACGTGCCTGATGAACTTCAAGCTAGGGAACTTCTCCTACCAGAAACACCCCTTGAAACTGGGGGAGCTGCAGGGAAACCACTTCACTGTGGTGATCAG GAATATCTCCGGGTCGAATGAGCAGGTGGAGCTAGCTATGGTCTCACTGCGGGAGACGGGATTCATCAATTACTACGGCATGCAGCGCTTCGGGACCACTGCGGTGCCAACCTACCAGGTCGGGAG GGCCATCCTGCAGGGCAATTGGAAGGAGGTGATTGATTTAATCCTGAAGCCCCGACCTGGAG CTGAGAAGGGGTACCTGGTGCAGTGTCGTGAGGAGTGGGCTCGCTCTCAGGACCCCGAGGCTGCGCTCAGGAAGCTGCCGGTGAAGCGATGTGTGGAGGGGCAGCTGCTGCGCGGACTCTCCAGCTACGGGAAGAACAACATCATCGCTGCGTTCGGCATC ATCCCCAGGAACAACCGGCTGATGTACATCCACAGCTACCAGAGCTACTTGTGGAACAACCTGGTGAGCCGGCGCATTGAGGAGTTCGGGCTGAAGGCAGTGCCGGGGGACCTGGTGCTGAGGGGAG CGACGGCGGAGCCCCTGTCAGAGTCAGAGGTTGCTGACTACTCCATCCATGACGTGGTGATGCCTCTGCCTGGCTTTGATGTCATTTACCCCACACACACGA TTGGGGACGGCTACAAAGAGATGATGGAGGCAGACAACCTGGACATCAACAACATGAGGCACAAGATCCGCGACTACTCCCTCTCCGGAGCGTACCGCAAAATCATCACCCGCCCGCAGGATGTCAGCTG GGAGGTGATCTCATATGATGATCTCAAGATCCCGCTGGTCCACACCGACGTTGAGAAGCTGGAAGGGAAGCTGCCTCCTGTGTACCCTAAAG AAGGGAAGTACCGCGCGCTGCGGATGGAGTTCTCCCTGCCCCCCTCCTGCTACGCCACCATGGCGATCCGCGAGGTTCTGAAGATGGACACAAGCATCAAGAACCAGACGCAGCTCAACACTGTGTGGCTGCGCTGA